The Lineus longissimus chromosome 8, tnLinLong1.2, whole genome shotgun sequence region CGATAGGTTCTGCATCGTTAGACCCCAAGTGTAACGGCAAGATCAGCATGGTAACGCTAGCCTACGTGATGGTCTCAAATGCCTTGTGTGCGCTGATAGGCATCATTCTCGCCGTGTCTATACGTCCTGGTAAGTTAAGGGTTGACGTTAGGTACCATcactttggctagaacttgaaaaccTACAGAAAgtaaaactccttcaaaatgacgtGAATacccatttaaaacctgggaggctgctCTTTGGAAAATAAAGAACAGACAAAGTTGAACCACGTATCACGCTGGCTCTGATTTGAACAACATTTCGCCCTCGGAGATTTCATGTGCATTACTTTCTTAACTATGACTCTTCATCCCTTGTGAGACATAAGGTCACAACACAATCTCTCTACATCTTTCTGTTCCTTGCTGTCTTGGCTGCCTCGTCCAAGGTAAATAAAATGCCCTTCTCGCTCAGTTCAGCTTTCATATTAATAGTTCTGCGCCAATAGGATGGGCACGGTTTTGCTCTGTGATGTCCATTACCGACGGAAAAGTTTTTCACTAACATCTTGCAGGGCAGCTTGGGGAAGCAAGTGGTAGGGCTGAAGAGTTTTCCCCGAAGACTAAAACACAAGACATCTTTGCCGATTTGATAAGAAACTTCATCCCAGATAATCTGATAGGTGCTTGCATTAGACAGGTATGAATGGCAATTGTCGTGGTTTACTGAGCAAGACTTAGGTTTCAGGTCATTCTGAAGATTTTATATTGATCATATGCGCAAACATTGGTGGTTAAGATGGACTTTAGGGAGGCGTCAAAACGTTACTGAGGTCGGCTTTCCATCGTCAGCGTTAAATAATCCTGTATTCGATGTCATAATAATATAGTTCCATCCTACCAGCACTAGATGTAACTCAAGACGAAGAAAAGATTATTTCGCACGACCAAGTTCGGAATAGACATCAACAAACATCGCCAAACCATTTCTTGCAAAAAAAACCGAGACCTCTCGAATATTTTTTCAGGTGCACACGTCATACGTTCAACGTGACGTGAAAGGCCTCCTAAACGGAACGTTAGCGGATAACAGTACAGACCTGGTCAACGAGACCCTGCAAGAGGATATACGAAACATTGGATACACGGACGGTGCCAATCTTCTCGGGCTCGTCTTCGCTTCCTTGGTCTTTGGAATTGCTACGTGCATGAGCGGTGAAGCAGCTCGACCGTTCTATGAATTCTTCAGCGCAACTGGTGATATCATTCTGAAAATATTTGGTTGGTTCCTGTGGTAGGTTTACACTATCTCCTGAACCTGTAAGTTGATCATAATCCAAGAGAGTTATTAGATAATTATACTACCTTCTTTCGTCTTATATGCTTTAGTTGTGAATATAGGAGAATTGAGTAGCAAAATCAGTTGAGTCGCAAACGCTGGAAGACGTCTGGCGCGTAGGAGAGACGACACGTGCAGTGGCTACATATACTTTCGAAAACATTGGTTGCATCAGCTGCTGGCCTTATTTTGATAGCTGTATAAACCAACACCATCGGAACTGACAATTCGCCAAAACGCCGGCACTGTCAAAATTCGAACCAGAGACGGAATTTATTGGAGAAAACATATCAAGAGACATTTCACGAAGTCACGTCTGGCATGCTATTGATCTTGTTACTGGCTTGGAATCTGTCGTTTCTGCAAGGCTGGTTATCTTCCGAATTTGCCCTACAAATCGGTCTGCCATATGGACTATCCCAAGCATGGTCAAATATACCGTGGCATGGTCGGTAAACTGAAGCAAACCCTCTCTTAAGTGTTACACTGCAGGCGAGCACTCTCCTAATCTACAGTGTTACTTCCAGGTTCTCCCCTATTGGTATCGCCAGCCTGACCGCAGCCGCAATAGCTGGAGTCGAAAACCCAAGCGAAGCCTTCCTGAAGCTTGGCTACTTCAGCTTAACGGTCTCCTCGGGCGTGGTCTTTCATCAAATCGTCCTGCTTCCCGCCATAAGCTTCATCGTGTGGAGAAAGAACCCCTACTTGCTTTTTCTGTACCAGATTAAAGGATGGCTGACAGTTTTTGCGACCACTTCAGGGTAACTCTAATCATTTACGCGGATAATCTTTTAATGAATCAAAAGACGTCACGAAGAGACAGTCCTGCAGAATTCATAACATTGGTTACATCCAGTCCATCCCTCTTACTGAGAACAATGTactgtgtgcagggccggagagaagcgaacattaactgatttcctcaggatgacgtTGGAATTGCAAAACTAAACTTTACCGAAAACTGACTGACTGCGTCTAAGTTTGCATCTCAAAGATTCTGTaaagtgaagaagaagaagaattaaacTTCAGAACCACATCAACTTTGAAATGTTTAACGTCCATGGTTTACTTCTTCTCCAGAATTGTTTGCATCCCGTATTTCACAAGTGGCTGCGAGAGATACGGAGTCGAGAAAATGGTCGCCAGATTCGTCATACCATTCTCCCTGACGATATCAAGGAATGGAAGCGCAATCTATGTTGCCATCTCTACACTATTTGTAGCCCAGCACAATGACATAGCCCTTGACGTTGGTACTATCATTGTAATATGGTAAGAATTTTTTGTACTTCATCCGATGGTCCAATCAGAATTGCTGCATTGCAACGACGTTAATTTTTGGAAGTACCCGAAAATttttttgaatggaaatgatctCGTTGAACTGATGTGTTTATGAACTGGAACGAAATAGTGCTTTCGGTATTCTTGTCTATCATAGTATTTTGTAATTTAaggttgatgacgtcatttttgaTCGTCGCCCTTCCCGACATTCCCAGCGGCAGTATAGTCATATTGATGATTATACTGCAATCAACAGGACTACCGATAAATGACATTGCAACCCTTTTTACTGTTGAATGGATTCTGTAAGTCACTGTGAAGATATTCTTTCTTTTTTGACCTCATTTTAGTTCTGTTGGTACGGTCATCTCCCCGAATATCGTGTTGATTATTAAATTAAGTAGACAGGAGGTCGAGAGAAAAAGgattgccggtgtagaagtttaaaatgtcctaggataaaatgtccgggaacaaaggattctattatgcgcttcaatctctgagctattgactgtcagggtctctatagaaccatattgcagaatacaatagggccggacactttttccaggggggacactttttacttttacaccggtacgATAGCTATTCTGGTGACTTCGTTACCCTATGGGTACTACTGAAAATGCCGTGGTACATTaaccactatacatgtatataaaatggTACGTTTGCTTAATGATCCTGCTTGATCAAAGGACTCAAAACCGTGGTCATTTAATGCTGCTTAAGTGAAAGTGTTCCGTTACTTTCAGAGATCGTATCCGAGCAAGCAGCAACGGAATGAGCCATTGTTTTTGTGCAGTGTTTGTTTACGCACTGTGCAAGAATGACTTTGAACTTGCAAGCAGGGGAACGAGATCTCGCGAAGAGATACATCATCAGAAAGAAGTGgcgtcagccaatcagaaagaGGAAGAGCAGGCTTTGAATGTCGATCCCGTTGAACCCCTTGAGTCGGATGACGAAGAAGAACTTCGTATATAAATCAGAGCATTTAGTATAATACACAATCAACGCGAATTTTGAATAATGTCTTAAATTTATTTGGCGTCATATGATCAGATGCATACACATATCACAAATAATCAATCAAGACCAATAATTTGAAACTTCAGAAATCCCATAAACTTGTCGCGCATGTCAAAGAATTAATGCATTTATTTTTGCGACATGAAGTAACAACTAGCCAACAACAGTAATAGTTATTGAATAGGAGCCAAATCAACCTTGCCCCATTTTGTCAGAACttggtacattttgtacatagcATGAGACAAGCTGCTGCAGCAGTATTGCTTCCACATTCTTGGTCTTCATCGATTCTTGATATCACACATGCTTACTGGCAATGAAGTAAATTCAATACAGGTCGTCCCATAATTATTTTACTGTTAAACGTTCTTTAACCTTTTACCGGTTTGTATCTGCATTTCACACATCTTGGATTTGGGATGAAGACCAAAGTGTTCTTTACCCTTTGGAGATGAGCTTTTTTACAAGTGTGACGGACCAACTCTAGGGGGTCTTCTCTGGCGGGACTTTGGCACCTTAGCAGGAACAAGAGGCAACACGTGTGTGCTTTTCGGACACAACATTTATTTGACTGTGTCTGTTATAACCACTCGGACACATTTAAACAATCGTCAGCGAACGTCCGAACGAACCACCCGCCATTTAAGGGAAGATGATTTTGACAACATGTAAGAGGATTTCAAATACAATACGACAAGGCTAAAGCAATCACAGGCTTTACATGTATACTATCACACTTAATTTTCCAAACAAATAATTTAACAGCAACTTGAAGGTTTTTTGACATCAAACAAAACACTGTAAACCGCTAAATTTTCGCGCTGCTTATTTTTGGCGGTTCGCGAAAGTTTcaaaaaatataaataaataaataaaaataaataaataaaaataaaattttgacgATATTTATGTTGACGTATTTTAAAATGTCTTTCGGTTTTCgattcaaaatttattttcgcgGTTTTCTTGTTTTTACTTTCGCGAATCTATTGCGAATCTACGTAGGTTATTCGTGAAATTGGCGAAAATAAATTGCCCAATGAAAATTCAGCGGTTAACAGAAGTGTCAACCGTACATGACGCAAACTTTAACAATTATTCTGTTGCCGGACGAAATTGCAATAATGACATATTGAAATGCAAAATGAGATACTGTACATAATAGTATATTTAAttaatgttttcattttttatcacagtagATTAGAGAATCAAACTAAGATCGAGGTGCTTTCATTTTTCCCTCTGACTTGGCgcaaacaaaatgcatcaataAAATGACATATGTGCCAAACAAAGTGCGTCTTGAAGTTGATATTGTTTGATGGAAGTGTTGTTGGTTGAAATCCCCTGGAAAGCTGGCTTCAAATTCAGCTGATGCTAGagaaatcaacatgatcaaggtaCATCAGCACATCACAGTTACTGGTAACGGACCAGACGGTACTTCACTTGAGTTTATTCAATACGAAGTTTGCCTGCTCAGTTATTTCCTTCACCATGCTAATACTATTGGTTCAATAATGAATACATTTTATCAATCATTGTTGATAACATTATACGAAATTCAACTCTATAACCTATGTTGGAAAATTAAAATTTATTTCACCATGAAGTGAGCTTAACATATGCGGCCACACATGCATGTCAGTTCATTGCATGGAACCACTACATTCAGTGCATTATCATCTTAGTGCATGAGTTTAGTGTACTGAGACAACTGCATTCAATGCAGGAATGAAACGAATGGATTGGATGTATCTCAAATATGAATGCACTAAGAAAAAACATGCAAATTTAATACATTCAAAAGGGAACATGGATGGCAGTGGAATGAATGCACGATGCAACAAATACGCTTATTGCACGCAGCCATGTAAGCAGAAGTATGCATGGAATGTACTGCATTAAATGGGATCGGAATAAAACACACTCTAGAAATATTAAATGGAAATACACGTGGAATGTACGTGTACATGAAGGATATGCACAGTCAGTGAAAGGGATGTCATCATAGAACTGTTCTATACAGATTTGTGCATTGAATTTCTCCCCGAGCGATCGGAAGATACACTATACCgtgtttcacccccccccccccccccctcctccgcACCCGTCCAAGTTacggaccatctcaaaattacaCTTTGTGCCCAAAAATGTGTTGAtgccctatacatgtataagatggAGGTCGCCACTAACTTACACACATGGATCCGGGATTACGGAACTTTGATTGCGGTGTCTCCCATGTGAAGACAATGAAAGACTCATCCAATGATATTACTAAAATTGAAATGCTAAAACAGACAACCCAACCAATGCGTAAAACCCTATTGTACGGGACGAAATGCAACAATAGTCTTATTTCAGACTATTGAAATCATATTCACGGTATTTACAGGAATAAATATGCGCGTACAGCTCACAACCATACCATGGACGTTTGTCTTGCTATGTCAGCCAACGCCGTTGTTGTCACATAAGCCCACAAAAAAAACTATGTATGAAGAAAACATTGTGTGGTTATGAAATGCACTCGAAATGCACAAAAATACTTATATACATGAACTTAGGACTTGAGCTACGCAGCCATGACGCAGCTGAGGACAACATGAAGTCAGTTCTTCGCGCAGCTGTAT contains the following coding sequences:
- the LOC135492824 gene encoding excitatory amino acid transporter-like, with protein sequence MASSFRGSVFLEDPEDPPKVKIDTCTCLKDNLLLILTIVGIVLGFIIGFAIRPLEPSEDALMWLGMTGEIFLRLLKMMIIPLVVSCIISGSASLDPKCNGKISMVTLAYVMVSNALCALIGIILAVSIRPGQLGEASGRAEEFSPKTKTQDIFADLIRNFIPDNLIGACIRQVHTSYVQRDVKGLLNGTLADNSTDLVNETLQEDIRNIGYTDGANLLGLVFASLVFGIATCMSGEAARPFYEFFSATGDIILKIFGWFLWFSPIGIASLTAAAIAGVENPSEAFLKLGYFSLTVSSGVVFHQIVLLPAISFIVWRKNPYLLFLYQIKGWLTVFATTSGIVCIPYFTSGCERYGVEKMVARFVIPFSLTISRNGSAIYVAISTLFVAQHNDIALDVGTIIVIWLMTSFLIVALPDIPSGSIVILMIILQSTGLPINDIATLFTVEWILDRIRASSNGMSHCFCAVFVYALCKNDFELASRGTRSREEIHHQKEVASANQKEEEQALNVDPVEPLESDDEEELRI